The following proteins come from a genomic window of Streptomyces sp. NBC_00539:
- a CDS encoding zinc ribbon domain-containing protein yields MTAVRATFSAGTVQLHRGPLGPRSTDRKGGPKYLASGFLRCGADLVAGGTCGRPMSGRSTTRSRKSPYNYVCNGAAGRGCGRCAISGPLVDDAIERLLFTEGGQGGVRLPDPMRLRWLYGEMAFDEKRRVVASVFDCLVIKPGRKGNHVWDYARVVPVWKWADRLRTPVVVA; encoded by the coding sequence GTGACTGCGGTCCGCGCGACCTTCTCCGCGGGCACCGTGCAACTGCACCGGGGCCCGCTCGGCCCCCGTTCGACCGACCGGAAGGGCGGACCCAAGTACCTCGCCAGTGGGTTCCTGCGCTGCGGCGCTGATCTGGTCGCCGGCGGCACCTGCGGCCGGCCGATGAGCGGCAGGAGCACCACGCGCAGTCGCAAGAGCCCGTACAACTACGTCTGCAACGGGGCCGCGGGCCGTGGTTGCGGGCGCTGTGCCATCAGCGGCCCTCTCGTCGACGACGCCATCGAACGACTGCTCTTCACCGAGGGCGGCCAGGGAGGGGTCCGGCTTCCGGACCCGATGCGGCTGCGGTGGCTGTACGGCGAGATGGCGTTCGACGAGAAGCGGAGGGTGGTCGCCTCGGTCTTCGACTGCCTGGTGATCAAGCCCGGAAGGAAAGGGAACCATGTCTGGGACTACGCGCGGGTGGTTCCCGTATGGAAATGGGCTGATCGTCTACGGACGCCTGTCGTGGTGGCCTGA